In Apium graveolens cultivar Ventura chromosome 10, ASM990537v1, whole genome shotgun sequence, the following are encoded in one genomic region:
- the LOC141690312 gene encoding myosin-9-like isoform X2, translating to MTKLSYLHEPGVLQNLATRYQLNEIYTYTGSILIAINPFQKLPHLYDPHMMEQYKGAPFGELSPHVYAIADVAYRAMIKEGKSNSILVSGESGAGKTETTKMLMRYLAYLGGRKSTEGRTVEQQVLESNPVLEAFGNAKTVRNNNSSRFGKFVEIQFDKQGRISGAAIRTYLLERSRVCQVSDPERNYHCFYLLCAAPSEVVEKYKLGSPKSFHYLNQTKCFELSGVNDTEEYLATRRAMDVVGISEFEQEAIFRVVAAILHIGNVEFAKGKEVDSSILKDSKSKFHLQTAVELLKCELNALEDALLKRVMVTPEEVIKRSLDPVAAVVGRDGLAKTLYSRLFDWLVDKINVSIGQDPNSKSLIGVLDIYGFESFKQNSFEQFCINFTNEKLQQHFNQHVFKMEQEEYTKEEIDWSYIEFVDNQDVLDLIEKKPGGIIALLDEACMFPKSTHETFSQKLYQTFKAHKRFIKPKLSRTDFNIAHYAGEVQYQSDQFLDKNKDYVVPEHQDLLSASKCSFVAGLFPPQPAETPKASNKSSKFSSIGSRFKVQLQQLMETLNSTQPHYIRCVKPNNVLKPSVFENVNVMQQLRCGGVLEAIRISCAGYPTRKSFFEFANRFGLLVPKVLEKNLEEKIACKKILDKTGLQGAQIGKTKVFLRAGQMADLDARRALKLSGAAKIIQRKIKTFIARKYFLALRKAAICMQAFSRGKLACKLYGNMRREAASIKIQTKLKGHHQKMSYNKLKISVVVIQTGIRAMASHKKFRNKKEHTAATMIQARWHGHKTLAYYKKLIRASIVTQCRWRGRIARKELRKLKMEARETGALRDAKTKLEKQVEELTWRMQLEKRLRTDLEEAKGQEITKLQKSLQGMQNKVDETNALLVKERKAAQKAIEEAAAAVKETPVHIEDTEKIEALSVEVKTLKALLQSERERADDCERKYAAAMDSSEEKRQKLEETEKRVHQLQESLNRFEEKLTNLESENQVLRQQALSMAENSKVLQELEAENKALRQKVLTVAQSHKLLANRSKSLIQRGELTKAAIDLPSPPIQQLKEQAEVEEWPQKSLNEKQQEYQDLLIRCIAQPLGFSKGRPVAACIIYKCLRHWRSFEVERASIFDRIIQTIGHAIETQDDNKNLAYWLSNASTLLFMLQRTLKASAAAGMTPQHRRSPSSLFGRMTRSFRGIPLGTDLSSANGEVTGGVDALRQVEAKYPALLFKQQLAAYVEKIYGMIRDNLKKEISPVLGLCIQAPRISRASLIKAKGTARTLANAAAQEILTGHWQGIVKSIGNFLSLLKSNHVPSFLVRKVFTQIFSFINVQLFNSLLLRRECCSFSNGEYVKTGLSELENWCYKATAEFAGSAWDELKHIRQAIGFLVINQKPKKTLDEISHDLCPVLSIQQLYRISTMFWDDKYGTHSLSPDVISSMRVLMAEDSNNAVSSSFLLDDDSSIPFSVDDISKTMDQISISDIEPPPLIRENAGFNFLLPLSK from the exons TCTAATCCAGTTCTAGAGGCTTTTGGAAATGCAAAAACTGTTAGAAATAACAATTCCAG TCGATTTGGCAAATTCGTAGAGATTCAGTTTGACAAACAGGGAAGAATATCCGGAGCAGCTATTAGAACTTATCTTCTCGAGAGATCTCGTGTTTGCCAGGTCTCAGATCCTGAACGCAACTATCATTGTTTTTACCTTCTTTGTGCAGCTCCATCGGAGGTAG TGGAGAAATATAAGCTAGGAAGTCCCAAGTCATTTCACTATCTTAATCAAACTAAATGTTTTGAACTTTCTGGTGTTAATGATACTGAAGAGTATCTTGCCACTAGGAGAGCCATGGATGTAGTTGGCATAAGTGAATTCGAACAG GAAGCAATTTTCAGAGTTGTGGCTGCAATTCTCCATATTGGTAATGTGGAGTTTGCTAAGGGGAAAGAAGTTGATTCATCTATTCTAAAAGACAGCAAGTCGAAGTTTCATCTTCAGACGGCAGTAGAACTTCTCAA GTGTGAGCTTAATGCTCTAGAAGACGCGCTGTTGAAACGTGTAATGGTAACCCCAGAAGAAGTTATTAAGAGAAGCCTTGATCCGGTTGCTGCAGTTGTTGGCAGGGATGGTTTGGCCAAGACTTTATACTCGCGGTTGTTTGACTG GCTGGTTGATAAAATCAATGTGTCCATTGGACAGGATCCTAATTCAAAATCCTTGATAGGGGTTCTTGATATCTATGGTTTTGAAAGCTTTAAACAGAACAG TTTTGAACAGTTCTGTATTAATTTCACGAATGAGAAGTTGCAGCAACATTTTAACCAG CATGTATTCAAGATGGAACAGGAAGAGTACACAAAAGAAGAGATTGATTGGAGTTACATAGAATTTGTTGATAACCAAGACGTATTGGATCTGATTGAAAAG AAACCTGGAGGAATTATTGCTCTACTTGATGAAGCCTG TATGTTTCCAAAGTCAACCCATGAGACGTTTTCACAAAAGCTTTACCAGACCTTCAAAGCTCATAAACGCTTTATCAAACCAAAATTGTCAAGGACTGACTTCAATATTGCTCATTATGCTGGAGAG GTTCAGTATCAGTCTGATCAATTTCTGGACAAAAATAAAGACTATGTTGTTCCCGAACATCAAGATTTGTTGAGTGCTTCCAAGTGCTCCTTCGTAGCAGGTCTCTTCCCACCACAACCTGCGGAGACACCTAAGGCATCAAATAAATCTTCCAAATTCTCATCTATAGGTTCCAGGTTTAAG GTACAACTTCAACAATTGATGGAAACACTTAATTCTACACAACCCCATTACATTAGATGTGTGAAACCCAACAATGTTCTTAAGCCTTCTGTCTTTGAGAATGTCAACGTTATGCAACAACTGCGCTGTGGG GGTGTTCTAGAGGCAATTAGAATCAGTTGTGCTGGATATCCAACTCGAAAGTCCTTTTTTGAATTTGCAAACCGATTTGGTCTTCTAGTACCGAAAGTTTTGGAAAAGAA TCTTGAGGAAAAGATAGCATGCAAAAAGATTTTGGATAAGACGGGACTCCAAGGAGCTCAG ATAGGGAAGACAAAAGTTTTTTTAAGAGCCGGGCAGATGGCTGATTTAGATGCACGTAGAGCATTAAAGCTTAGTGGTGCAGCCAAGATTATCCAAAGAAAGATTAAAACTTTTATTGCCCGAAAATATTTTCTTGCTTTGCGGAAGGCCGCGATATGTATGCAAGCCTTCTCTAGAG gaAAACTTGCTTGCAAATTATATGGAAATATGAGACGGGAAGCAGCCTCTATTAAAATTCAGACAAAATTGAAGGGACACCATCAAAAGATGTCCTACAATAAACTCAAAATATCAGTTGTTGTGATCCAGACAGGTATACGGGCAATGGCTTCCCATAAGAAGTTCAGAAATAAAAAGGAACATACCGCGGCAACTATGATACAA GCGCGCTGGCATGGTCATAAAACCTTAGCATACTATAAGAAATTGATTAGGGCGTCCATTGTCACACAATGCAGATGGAGAGGGAGGATTGCTCGAAAGGAGCTTCGGAAATTGAAAATG GAAGCAAGGGAAACAGGAGCACTCCGGGATGCAAAGACTAAACTTGAGAAACAAGTGGAAGAACTTACATGGCGCATGCAGTTAGAAAAACGTCTGAGG ACTGATTTAGAAGAGGCAAAAGGACAGGAGATAACAAAGTTGCAGAAATCGCTACAAGGCATGCAAAACAAAGTTGACGAAACTAACGCATTGCTTGTCAAGGAACGTAAAGCTGCACAAAAAGCAATTGAAGAGGCGGCTGCAGCTGTGAAGGAAACCCCAGTTCATATTGAAGATACCGAAAAGATTGAAGCTTTAAGTGTCGAAGTTAAAACCTTAAAG GCATTGTTACAATCTGAAAGAGAGAGAGCTGATGATTGTGAAAGAAAGTATGCAGCAGCTATGGATTCAAGTGAAGAAAAGCGTCAAAAGTTGGAAGAAACTGAAAAACGAGTTCATCAACTTCAGGAATCTTTGAACAG GTTTGAAGAGAAGCTCACCAACTTGGAGTCTGAAAATCAAGTTCTTCGTCAGCAAGCTCTGTCCATGGCAGAGAATAGTAAGGTCCTACAAGAATTAGAGGCAGAAAATAAAGCTCTTCGTCAGAAGGTTTTGACTGTGGCACAAAGTCATAAGTTGCTTGCAAACCGTTCCAAATCACTTATTCAG AGGGGAGAACTCACAAAAGCTGCTATA GATCTCCCAAGCCCTCCAATACAACAACTCAAGGAACAGGCTGAGGTAGAGGAGTGGCCCCAAAAATCACTGAACGAAAAACAGCAGGAGTATCAAGATTTGCTTATCCGTTGTATTGCACAGCCTTTAGGATTCTCGAAAGGCAGACCTGTTGCAGCCTGCATCATATACAAATGCCTGAGGCACTGGAGATCATTTGAAGTAGAAAGGGCTAGCATTTTTGACAGAATTATACAGACCATTGGCCATGCGATTGAG ACACAAGATGACAACAAAAACTTGGCATATTGGTTATCAAATGCATCCACACTGTTGTTCATGCTGCAACGTACACTGAAAGCGAGTGCTGCTGCTGGTATGACTCCACAACATCGGCGATCACCATCAAGTTTATTTGGGAGGATGACCCGG AGCTTTCGTGGAATTCCACTTGGCACTGACCTTTCTTCCGCAAATGGTGAGGTGACTGGTGGAGTGGATGCACTACGCCAAGTTGAAGCCAAATATCCTGCTTTGCTTTTTAAACAACAGTTAGCAGCTTATGTGGAAAAGATATATGGCATGATTCGTGATAACCTAAAGAAAGAGATTTCTCCTGTGCTTGGCTTGTGTATACAG GCACCCAGAATATCCAGGGCGAGCTTAATCAAAGCCAAGGGGACGGCTCGTACACTTGCAAATGCTGCTGCCCAAGAAATTTTGACTGGTCACTGGCAAGGAATAGTAAAAAGTATTGGAAATTTCTTGAGTTTGTTAAAGTCTAATCAT GTACCTTCGTTTTTGGTTCGCAAAGTATTTACTCAGATATTCTCTTTCATCAATGTGCAACTTTTTAACAG CCTTCTTCTTAGACGAGAATGCTGCTCATTTAGTAACGGTGAGTATGTTAAAACTGGACTGTCAGAACTGGAAAATTGGTGCTACAAGGCAACTGCTGAG TTTGCAGGTTCAGCATGGGATGAGCTTAAGCATATAAGACAGGCTATTGGGTTCCTG GTCATAAATCAGAAGCCAAAGAAGACATTGGATGAAATAAGTCATGATCTTTGCCCA GTTCTCAGTATTCAACAGCTCTACAGAATAAGCACTATGTTCTGGGATGACAAGTATGGCACACATAGCCTTTCACCAGAT GTAATATCTTCCATGAGGGTGTTAATGGCCGAAGATTCAAACAATGCAGTTAGCAGTTCATTTCTGCTTGATGATGATTCAAG CATACCCTTCTCAGTTGATGATATCTCTAAAACAATGGATCAGATTAGTATTTCAGACATTGAGCCGCCACCTTTAATTCGTGAAAATGCAGGCTTCAATTTTCTGTTGCCTCTTTCTAAGTAA
- the LOC141690312 gene encoding myosin-9-like isoform X1, with product MDVVGISEFEQEAIFRVVAAILHIGNVEFAKGKEVDSSILKDSKSKFHLQTAVELLKCELNALEDALLKRVMVTPEEVIKRSLDPVAAVVGRDGLAKTLYSRLFDWLVDKINVSIGQDPNSKSLIGVLDIYGFESFKQNSFEQFCINFTNEKLQQHFNQHVFKMEQEEYTKEEIDWSYIEFVDNQDVLDLIEKKPGGIIALLDEACMFPKSTHETFSQKLYQTFKAHKRFIKPKLSRTDFNIAHYAGEVQYQSDQFLDKNKDYVVPEHQDLLSASKCSFVAGLFPPQPAETPKASNKSSKFSSIGSRFKVQLQQLMETLNSTQPHYIRCVKPNNVLKPSVFENVNVMQQLRCGGVLEAIRISCAGYPTRKSFFEFANRFGLLVPKVLEKNLEEKIACKKILDKTGLQGAQIGKTKVFLRAGQMADLDARRALKLSGAAKIIQRKIKTFIARKYFLALRKAAICMQAFSRGKLACKLYGNMRREAASIKIQTKLKGHHQKMSYNKLKISVVVIQTGIRAMASHKKFRNKKEHTAATMIQARWHGHKTLAYYKKLIRASIVTQCRWRGRIARKELRKLKMEARETGALRDAKTKLEKQVEELTWRMQLEKRLRTDLEEAKGQEITKLQKSLQGMQNKVDETNALLVKERKAAQKAIEEAAAAVKETPVHIEDTEKIEALSVEVKTLKALLQSERERADDCERKYAAAMDSSEEKRQKLEETEKRVHQLQESLNRFEEKLTNLESENQVLRQQALSMAENSKVLQELEAENKALRQKVLTVAQSHKLLANRSKSLIQRGELTKAAIDLPSPPIQQLKEQAEVEEWPQKSLNEKQQEYQDLLIRCIAQPLGFSKGRPVAACIIYKCLRHWRSFEVERASIFDRIIQTIGHAIETQDDNKNLAYWLSNASTLLFMLQRTLKASAAAGMTPQHRRSPSSLFGRMTRSFRGIPLGTDLSSANGEVTGGVDALRQVEAKYPALLFKQQLAAYVEKIYGMIRDNLKKEISPVLGLCIQAPRISRASLIKAKGTARTLANAAAQEILTGHWQGIVKSIGNFLSLLKSNHVPSFLVRKVFTQIFSFINVQLFNSLLLRRECCSFSNGEYVKTGLSELENWCYKATAEFAGSAWDELKHIRQAIGFLVINQKPKKTLDEISHDLCPVLSIQQLYRISTMFWDDKYGTHSLSPDVISSMRVLMAEDSNNAVSSSFLLDDDSSIPFSVDDISKTMDQISISDIEPPPLIRENAGFNFLLPLSK from the exons ATGGATGTAGTTGGCATAAGTGAATTCGAACAG GAAGCAATTTTCAGAGTTGTGGCTGCAATTCTCCATATTGGTAATGTGGAGTTTGCTAAGGGGAAAGAAGTTGATTCATCTATTCTAAAAGACAGCAAGTCGAAGTTTCATCTTCAGACGGCAGTAGAACTTCTCAA GTGTGAGCTTAATGCTCTAGAAGACGCGCTGTTGAAACGTGTAATGGTAACCCCAGAAGAAGTTATTAAGAGAAGCCTTGATCCGGTTGCTGCAGTTGTTGGCAGGGATGGTTTGGCCAAGACTTTATACTCGCGGTTGTTTGACTG GCTGGTTGATAAAATCAATGTGTCCATTGGACAGGATCCTAATTCAAAATCCTTGATAGGGGTTCTTGATATCTATGGTTTTGAAAGCTTTAAACAGAACAG TTTTGAACAGTTCTGTATTAATTTCACGAATGAGAAGTTGCAGCAACATTTTAACCAG CATGTATTCAAGATGGAACAGGAAGAGTACACAAAAGAAGAGATTGATTGGAGTTACATAGAATTTGTTGATAACCAAGACGTATTGGATCTGATTGAAAAG AAACCTGGAGGAATTATTGCTCTACTTGATGAAGCCTG TATGTTTCCAAAGTCAACCCATGAGACGTTTTCACAAAAGCTTTACCAGACCTTCAAAGCTCATAAACGCTTTATCAAACCAAAATTGTCAAGGACTGACTTCAATATTGCTCATTATGCTGGAGAG GTTCAGTATCAGTCTGATCAATTTCTGGACAAAAATAAAGACTATGTTGTTCCCGAACATCAAGATTTGTTGAGTGCTTCCAAGTGCTCCTTCGTAGCAGGTCTCTTCCCACCACAACCTGCGGAGACACCTAAGGCATCAAATAAATCTTCCAAATTCTCATCTATAGGTTCCAGGTTTAAG GTACAACTTCAACAATTGATGGAAACACTTAATTCTACACAACCCCATTACATTAGATGTGTGAAACCCAACAATGTTCTTAAGCCTTCTGTCTTTGAGAATGTCAACGTTATGCAACAACTGCGCTGTGGG GGTGTTCTAGAGGCAATTAGAATCAGTTGTGCTGGATATCCAACTCGAAAGTCCTTTTTTGAATTTGCAAACCGATTTGGTCTTCTAGTACCGAAAGTTTTGGAAAAGAA TCTTGAGGAAAAGATAGCATGCAAAAAGATTTTGGATAAGACGGGACTCCAAGGAGCTCAG ATAGGGAAGACAAAAGTTTTTTTAAGAGCCGGGCAGATGGCTGATTTAGATGCACGTAGAGCATTAAAGCTTAGTGGTGCAGCCAAGATTATCCAAAGAAAGATTAAAACTTTTATTGCCCGAAAATATTTTCTTGCTTTGCGGAAGGCCGCGATATGTATGCAAGCCTTCTCTAGAG gaAAACTTGCTTGCAAATTATATGGAAATATGAGACGGGAAGCAGCCTCTATTAAAATTCAGACAAAATTGAAGGGACACCATCAAAAGATGTCCTACAATAAACTCAAAATATCAGTTGTTGTGATCCAGACAGGTATACGGGCAATGGCTTCCCATAAGAAGTTCAGAAATAAAAAGGAACATACCGCGGCAACTATGATACAA GCGCGCTGGCATGGTCATAAAACCTTAGCATACTATAAGAAATTGATTAGGGCGTCCATTGTCACACAATGCAGATGGAGAGGGAGGATTGCTCGAAAGGAGCTTCGGAAATTGAAAATG GAAGCAAGGGAAACAGGAGCACTCCGGGATGCAAAGACTAAACTTGAGAAACAAGTGGAAGAACTTACATGGCGCATGCAGTTAGAAAAACGTCTGAGG ACTGATTTAGAAGAGGCAAAAGGACAGGAGATAACAAAGTTGCAGAAATCGCTACAAGGCATGCAAAACAAAGTTGACGAAACTAACGCATTGCTTGTCAAGGAACGTAAAGCTGCACAAAAAGCAATTGAAGAGGCGGCTGCAGCTGTGAAGGAAACCCCAGTTCATATTGAAGATACCGAAAAGATTGAAGCTTTAAGTGTCGAAGTTAAAACCTTAAAG GCATTGTTACAATCTGAAAGAGAGAGAGCTGATGATTGTGAAAGAAAGTATGCAGCAGCTATGGATTCAAGTGAAGAAAAGCGTCAAAAGTTGGAAGAAACTGAAAAACGAGTTCATCAACTTCAGGAATCTTTGAACAG GTTTGAAGAGAAGCTCACCAACTTGGAGTCTGAAAATCAAGTTCTTCGTCAGCAAGCTCTGTCCATGGCAGAGAATAGTAAGGTCCTACAAGAATTAGAGGCAGAAAATAAAGCTCTTCGTCAGAAGGTTTTGACTGTGGCACAAAGTCATAAGTTGCTTGCAAACCGTTCCAAATCACTTATTCAG AGGGGAGAACTCACAAAAGCTGCTATA GATCTCCCAAGCCCTCCAATACAACAACTCAAGGAACAGGCTGAGGTAGAGGAGTGGCCCCAAAAATCACTGAACGAAAAACAGCAGGAGTATCAAGATTTGCTTATCCGTTGTATTGCACAGCCTTTAGGATTCTCGAAAGGCAGACCTGTTGCAGCCTGCATCATATACAAATGCCTGAGGCACTGGAGATCATTTGAAGTAGAAAGGGCTAGCATTTTTGACAGAATTATACAGACCATTGGCCATGCGATTGAG ACACAAGATGACAACAAAAACTTGGCATATTGGTTATCAAATGCATCCACACTGTTGTTCATGCTGCAACGTACACTGAAAGCGAGTGCTGCTGCTGGTATGACTCCACAACATCGGCGATCACCATCAAGTTTATTTGGGAGGATGACCCGG AGCTTTCGTGGAATTCCACTTGGCACTGACCTTTCTTCCGCAAATGGTGAGGTGACTGGTGGAGTGGATGCACTACGCCAAGTTGAAGCCAAATATCCTGCTTTGCTTTTTAAACAACAGTTAGCAGCTTATGTGGAAAAGATATATGGCATGATTCGTGATAACCTAAAGAAAGAGATTTCTCCTGTGCTTGGCTTGTGTATACAG GCACCCAGAATATCCAGGGCGAGCTTAATCAAAGCCAAGGGGACGGCTCGTACACTTGCAAATGCTGCTGCCCAAGAAATTTTGACTGGTCACTGGCAAGGAATAGTAAAAAGTATTGGAAATTTCTTGAGTTTGTTAAAGTCTAATCAT GTACCTTCGTTTTTGGTTCGCAAAGTATTTACTCAGATATTCTCTTTCATCAATGTGCAACTTTTTAACAG CCTTCTTCTTAGACGAGAATGCTGCTCATTTAGTAACGGTGAGTATGTTAAAACTGGACTGTCAGAACTGGAAAATTGGTGCTACAAGGCAACTGCTGAG TTTGCAGGTTCAGCATGGGATGAGCTTAAGCATATAAGACAGGCTATTGGGTTCCTG GTCATAAATCAGAAGCCAAAGAAGACATTGGATGAAATAAGTCATGATCTTTGCCCA GTTCTCAGTATTCAACAGCTCTACAGAATAAGCACTATGTTCTGGGATGACAAGTATGGCACACATAGCCTTTCACCAGAT GTAATATCTTCCATGAGGGTGTTAATGGCCGAAGATTCAAACAATGCAGTTAGCAGTTCATTTCTGCTTGATGATGATTCAAG CATACCCTTCTCAGTTGATGATATCTCTAAAACAATGGATCAGATTAGTATTTCAGACATTGAGCCGCCACCTTTAATTCGTGAAAATGCAGGCTTCAATTTTCTGTTGCCTCTTTCTAAGTAA